DNA sequence from the Catharus ustulatus isolate bCatUst1 chromosome 7, bCatUst1.pri.v2, whole genome shotgun sequence genome:
TGAGAAAAGTACATTAATATGATTTCTGCAGTAAAACTACTGCAATAGCTATTCTTTTATTGCAAATATCTAAAAAGTTTTGTGATTCAGTTGGCATAAGTACCACACTGATATGCCATATAAATTGACACAGAGATTGCTTTTACAGCTAAGTGCTTCCCTTTGTGTTTCTCGTAGGAAACAGAGATGAAGgtacacatgcacacaaaatTTTGCATCATTTGTTTgctgacatttatttttcatcagtgCAATCATTGCCATGGAGATGGACATAACAGTGGTCCCAAAAAGGATCGTGTACACGACCATAATGACTATCAGATCTCAAATGAATCATACTTCCAGAATGGAGGAACAGAATCTATGCCCAGTAAATTTTCAACGTTGGaagcagaaaatgaacaaaaatactACATTGAAAAGATTTTTGATCGCTATGGTGAAAATGGAAGATTATCTTTTTTTGGCCTGGAAAAACTGTTAATAAGCCTTGGTTTGGGAGAGGTAAAAGTAGTGATGATAAATCATGATGATATTGGCCATGATCATGTTTCTCACTTGTATGCTTTGGAAGTACAGGAAGGAAAGCATTTTCATCCTCATAACCATGCTCACAGCCACTCAGATTCAGAAAACCAGACCACGGCTGGTGTGTCTGCAAAGAGAAATCACAAATGTGACGCTGAGAGAGACGTGGCGGTGCCCTCGGTGAAGGAGGATGGCAAACACGTTCACAACCAAAGCCGccgccaccaccaccaccaccactcgCGCCCGCACCGGCACGAGCACAACGGCACGCGCCACTCGCGCAATGACTCCGTCAGTCACAGCGAGCACACCGAGCAGAGCCACGAGCCCTCCACAGACACGAACACCACTCAGGATCAGCCAGAACGGAAACAACGCAAAcagaagaagaagcagaagaagatCAGTGAGACGTCAGGAGATGCCACGTGGGATTACGCCCCGGAGCACGATCCCGGCGATCAGTACGAGCACAATCGCGTTCACAAACACGACCATGTCCATGACACCTCCCACCTGCATGTGCACCACCACGAGCACGGCGGTGACCGCTCTGCCAGCCACGGACACCAGGAGGGCGCTTTGGGCAGTGCCGCCGGGCACCGCCACACCAGCAAGCGAGAGGCCTCGCACAAGCAGATCAGTGTGAGGAAACACGCTCTTCCTGCGGCACGTGGTCACAAGGATCACGGCGAAGACGAGCACAAGCATGAAGAGGTGAGTAGGAAATGGAGAGCTGGTAAGTTGAGTTTCAGTGCTGTCACATAATAATTGAAGATGCATACCCACAAATAACAGAGAGGCACGTTTGGGACCGTAGTGTAATACAGGTAAGCAGAGTGACAGTACTAGAGGTCACTGCCACAGTTCTGAGCTTACTTTTGAGTTATCATTTCTGTGTGCCCATCACCCATCTTTTCTCAGAGACCTACTGTTGTGCCTATTTATCTGTATGAAGTTGATCTGTACAGCTTTCTGAGATGCCTTGCTTATAGGTgaggtttttcctttcctaataTTCCGGAATAATGCCACCACACATGCCTTTTTTGGACTTCTCTCTGAATCTGAGATGATAAACATGTTTGAAAACTGGACAGACACTCTTTCCTAAAATACCTGCATCTTTTCAGCCCACTTCTGATATCTTTGTCCTAAGAGATTAAAAAGCAATTGCAGATGTAGCTTCAGTAGCACTGTGCTCAGTGGAAGCTCTTCTGTTTTGTCCTTCAGCATGTGTTATTTCTGCCAGCACCATAAATCCCTTCCCCTTACAGTTAACCACAAATGCAGGACCTTGTAAAGTCATCATTTTAAACTGGAAGGATGGAGGGAGTGCGAACTTCAAGGTTTCAAACTATATTGAAAAGTGAAACTCAAAACACAAAAGGTTGGTAGGTAAACAGAAGTGTTGAAAAACCTATTTTGGATTTGCATTTTCCCACTCCTCACCTGTTACTCTTTCTTCATTGCTTGTACTGTGTAAAGAATATGGAAACTGCTTTTCATTGACATTTACCAAAAGTTATGTAGGTGCTTGGAGACTCGAGTTTGCAGTGCagatatttttactgtttctttctctcataAACCACTTAGATCAGTTTAAGACATGTTTTAGCACTGGTGGAACATTTGGACCAAAGTTTCTGCCTTGTTTGTGTTCTCAAAAAATACTGTGCATTTTCCCTAAGTGAAAATAGACgcttttatatttaatttgtttgtaCAATTTTCTTGCAGTGCTTAAATGCCACACAGCTGCTACGATACTATGGTCTGGAAGCCAGCTCCCTAATATCTCCTGAGCTCTTCGTGTACATGTGTCCTGCTTTGCTCTACCAGATTGAGAGAAGGCTTTGTATTGTACATTATGATGAGCTGGAAGATTtggcaagaaataaaaatgcatcaaCAGAGAATAAAGATAAAATAGGTGCATCAGGTAGGTGTCTCTTTCTTAGTGGGACTGAGGTGTTTATCTCATAGTTGGAAAGTTGCAGTGTTACTTTGGTACTAAATTTCTTAATAAATTTGACCTGGACGTATCAGTCCAGGAATAGagaacaatattttcattacaattcATTCActagaaaataagattttaggTGTTACTACTTTTGTATTTTAGCAGTGATACAGATCTGTAGAATTGACATGCAGAATTTTTGGTGAACTTAAAAAATGGCATAAGCAAGTACAAGAGCATTTAAATTGCCATTTCTCACACTTCCCTTTTTTGACTATTTCTCTCTAAGCACACAAGAAGTGGTCCATCAAAATCCTCTGTTgccagttttaaatttttttgtgtgtaccTTGAGGAACTGTGTGTGCCTTTGTAACTGAGTAGACTTCTTATCACCATAGTTCTCAGTTAAATATTTCTACTACTGTTAGAGCTGTTACTTTAAGGGTAGAATCCATTGTGATTTCATAACTGAATGTACTTTTCAAATACATGTTTACCACTGCTATCTTTTATAAATTATAATGGAACTGTTGATgtttgcataaaaatattttatgatagTTGCATAGAAATATTAAACATCTAAAAAATCTTGGGTATAATGTCTGTATTTTGAAACTAAAAGTATTGGTGATGTGAATATTGATTAGTACATAGGTGCATATTAGCATTATTAGAAATAATGTCTGAAATAACTGCATTCTCATAGATGTTAATAACTGTTGGGAAGAATATATTGCTGGTAATCTTTCTTACCAATTCCAGggtcattaaaataattcacttCTTTTAGATAAATCTCCTCTAGTGATACATCTGCTGCCTTGTTAGCTGTTCAGAGATTGCTGTAAAGCAGATACAGAGGGTGTTTTGTACAACAGCAGATTGCTTTGTGGTGTGGTCTCAGTGGAGTAAGAGCTGACCCCTGCCTTATTACCAGGAGCATTGCTAGAGTAACTCTAAGCATTTTCTGCCaattaaaatgttgaaatcCTATACAAAACTGTCATGTTGCACATGCTTTGAACTAGTTTAATTAGGAAGCTTCTACAGATGAGTGCTTCTTTTTGAAagattgcattttatttctctgtaatgAGAAAGGGAGTTCATTAATAACACAACTTGAAGACCTTTAATGTTTTAAGAGACTTAATTTGCAAAACTAGTGAAGCTTATTGTGAACGTTTAACATGTTTTATGGCATCTGATACCTTGAGTATAAATAACACCTTTGCCAGTTAGTTGTAAAAACTTGGGTTCTAACTCATTGATTTGGCTCTCAAACAGTAACCTGCAGAACAGATCAGCTTGATTAGATAATGATAAATCATTCTTCATAACAATTTCCTGTATTCTCTTGTATTAATTACAGCAAGATTTCAGTTCATGTAATAGTAATTGTTCCTCCTTACATAaggaaatgagtaaaaaaaaatgaaatcctaACTGGAATATGGGGATTGTGGGAGGTGTAGGACAAATGTCAGTCATAGAGTAACTTAACCTATAAAATGAAAGTGTGTGCCCATCTGAGCTAATACAAACATTTTTAGATATAAGTATTCACCAAAGCTAGAAGGTTGCAGTCACTTTTAAACATGAGCTTTCTGTGGTTTACTTCAGTTTTAGTTAAAACTTTCAAACAATCTTACCAGGCCAGTGCTGCTTCTTTCATTGATACCAACCTGTGAGGTTTCCATTACCTCTCTGCTactaaagcaaaataatttaattaagtGATGGACAAAAACTTAAAAACTGAGCTGTCACAGTGTACCTGCTCTAAGAGGGGGCATTGTCACCACTGAGGCCCCTAAATAACTGAAAAGGATAGGCACACCCTGCTATGAATGAAGCCAACAGAAGTCACACAAGTAAACAGGGAGTGCTTTGTTTAAAGATGGAGATAGCTTAGAGCTGTTGATTAGCAGTGTCTCAGATCAGATACAAGTTGTAATTCTGCCTGTGCAGATGCCAGTGCTCCCTGGAGCTCGATCCAAGAGGGGCACAGATTCCATATTCTAATCTCATGTGCCTTATCTTAATCATGGTGCCATGTTTAGGTCCTGTATCATCCATAAGAGTATTCCAGCCCCTCAGAGGTGTATCTGCCAAACCTGCTGTGACAGATGAAACTTaagccttttccttttttctccatgtAAGGCTGTTGATCATCTAACCTGGCACTTAACACCAGAGTGTCCAGCTTGGACAGTGTCCTGCCCAGTGGCTGTGTCATTTTTATTTGGGCTGCTTGTGCATGCGTGCTTGATTGAGCATTGAGAGACAGCTCCATATCCTGGATTTTCTGCAGAGCCTGTCAGGCCAGTGCAGGTGGCTAGAGTGCTCTGGGGATCAGCCAAGGCTGTAGCAGTATTTTGGTCATCAGGGTCTTGCCTCAACTTTTGACCTACTTTTGTATTCCTGTTTTCCAACCTCAGTCTTTCAGTTCCTCATCTGACTGCAGACTTTGCCTTATCACcaattctctttttctctggtCTCAGTACTCATGTCTCTCAGTGCACACCTCAGAAAGTCCAAAGCTTTTCCCAGTCATTTTCTCCCAGTGGATGTGGTCTTGTACCCCTTGCATTTTAGTTGAATTGTTTCCTTTTGTGCAGTGTTGTGGAATGACAGCCACAGACGCTGTAAGAGTgaatatcccaaaataaaatttaaagcagCAGATGATGTGAGCCTTGGTATGGAACCCGAccgagcctgcagcagccacacttCTGTTGGCAAAGTCATGTCAAACCTGCTCCATAGTGAGTTTGGTACAAACTGAATTCTTGTGGTGTTTCACCCTGATGTTGGCACTGAGCAGCTACAACATACTTGTtactcttttcttctcctctcacCCATATCCTGCCCCATTTTCCAGGATGTTTTCCCCTATTTGTGGACCCTCACAGACGCAAGGAAAGTCAAATTGTGCTCTGAAATGTGGAAATGTCAGTGATTTTGAATCAGGAGTTGTAACTTACATTAAAGTTGGCAAATTGTGTAGACTTTTTGATTAAAAGTGGAGCTAGGAAAAACCCCGTGGAAGAAAATCAGCGCCTTTGTGCTaaaatctaaagaaaatattttattaaaatgagaTGCCGTCTACAAGAGCCATGTCTCTTTGTTTACAAGATCTGTTTCTTCtctaattctttcttttcaatgtCATGTAGAAATTCTCACATCTTCCCTAATTAACAGGAATATGTTGGTTGTACCACATTCCATTATCACTTCTTCTCCTAATGGCAACAGTAGAGAttctcaaagaaaataaatgctgctaTTTGGTGGTAGCAAGTtgctttcagcttttccagctcttaCTGTAGCATTCAGTTTTAGAGTTCCTCTGCCAAAGGTTGAATCTTCTCATGAATAAGTGTGTGTTACAAAAAATCAGGTGAAATAAATAGTGCCAAACTAAACACGTGACTCCAAAATGAGGAGATATACAGAATCCCTAAAAATTTTGCATCAGAACTGTATTAAAAACAACTGTTACATACACATTAGTGCTTGTAGAGCCCCAGTAAGTTAAGTAGCAGAGATGGTTCCAGTATGAaaccttttgctttttgtttcatgAAGGGCTACAAAACTAAGCCTGGAACTAAcaatcaggaagaatttctggGCTCTTTTTTAGCTAACTGTCTTCTGATGTCTCACTACGTTATACTGTGCTGTGAATAAACCtgtgtatttttggttttgctgtggaCTTCAGCACTGCCTTTATATTTTTCAGCACCTTTTGAATGAACAATCACACAACTTAGGTTAAAGGAAAGtcacctttttaaaatatagttgAAAGTCATTAATCAGCCTTAAAAGTTTTCCAGGTGTTGTTCTGATAACCCTTCTGTGTTCATTTCTTCCCACAGCCTGGTTTTGTGGTATCATCTCTATCACCGTCATTAGCCTGCTTTCCTTGCTAGGTGTGATCTTGGTTCCCATCATTAACCAATGGTGCTTCAAATTTCTTCTAACTTTCTTGGTAGCTCTGGCTGTAGGAACAATGAGTGGAGATGCACTGCTCCATCTCTTGCCACATGTAAGTATGGTCTccttaccttttatttttaattgtaaatgAGTCGAGAATTTTTTGATAGTGTCAATAAAGAAATGTTCACTGGTGCACCTGTAGATTGAATTGACTGTGAAGGTCACCACTGTGGAAGACTTTCTGCtgacagaaaggaaggaaatgtgtttCTCTAAAAATAAGGTGGAGAAAAGTAGTTGTGTATTCATTGTTGAACTGATGTCATGCTATTGTAAAACACTCATGAGCCCaacaagaatattttaaaattagcagTATTGCTATCTCTTGTTTACTGATAGTTGTGTATCAGTACCACCTAAAAGTATTTCCTGGGGATTAACCTGCCTGTTCTAGATTTGAGGGAGAAAGTAACCTCTTAGTGTACTGAATCAGGCAATTGCCCAAGGAAGGTAAGCAGCTTTTAATTCATGATGGTGTACTGTAATTCTTAAAAGtggaaatgttttctaaaattttgCTACCTCGGTTGCTTAGGACAAAGACTAATATTTACATGTTTTCTTTGTGTAATTCTAATGCACATTTTTGGTCATGGtgttaggattttttaaattcacatttcagATCTGAATTTAGGCTGTAATTGACTGTAATAGTTAAAAATGTCATAAAGCTTGGTTGCTATTGGGAGTGTAAGAATTCCTTGTGATATTTCTGAGTGTTAGTCTGATCTTCAGCATTGTGAGAGAAAGCTGAAGCCACATTATCTACcccctcagaaaaaaaaaatttcccagaggaatattttttacTGATTAGGGTAATAGTCTATTGAAAAACTTACATGGCAAAATGTGTTAGTGtgaagaaaagccaaaaaaggggggggggggggtggggttctgttgttttttctggCCCAGTGCCATTTCAGTGTCCTGGTTGCCCCagtggtgtcactgctgtctcTCCCACCAGTCCCACGGAGGCCACAACCACAGCCACCACCATGGCCAAGGCCACGTGCACGAGCACCGGCGCTCGCACCGGCACGGCCACGGCCACGCGCACGCCGCGCACTCCGAGGGCTTTCTGGAGGAGAACGATCCTGTGCTCAAAGGGCTCTTGGCACTTGGGGGCATTTATGTTCTCTTCATCATTGAGCATTGTATAAGAATGTACAAACATTACAACAAACAAAAGGTAGGTACTGGAATTAAAGCTGCCTTGTGACTGCTGAGGAGTTGTGTTTGCTCTGTGAacgagtgctgctgctgctgctctgtattCTGTCTGGTGTTATGTGAGGGATCCCTTTCCTAAAGaagctgcttttctcagcaaGGTAACTTGGGAAAACAGTGTAGAAATCTGATGGAGGAAGCTGCAGCTTTCTGGCAGCTACATTTGGAGGTAGATCTAAGTAAAAGAGTTTGTAGCTCTTCCTCTAAAGcttcctggattttggggttttttttttgcaagaacaGGAGAAAGCATCATGTAAGAAAGATCTGGTTAATTGTCAGACAATTGACAAGAAATTTAGCAGTATGCTCTTACCTAATAGATGCCAGTGTAACAGAAGTATCCAGGTTTTCCACATcagaaaaatgctaaaattttcAGACCTCCTGCTTTCTGTAAATTGCTCATCAAATTTTAActcatttctcaaaaaattatTGGATTGTTAGTGCTGGGGGCATTCTGTATTTATGATAGGAGTGTAGAAGGAGAGCAAGTACCCTGGGGAGTCTGAGTGTGCATGGAAATTGAGTTTTAGCCTTTGCCTTTGTCATTCAGCTTTGAGGAGAAAATTACCATGGTGAAACTCCAACTGGCTTCTCCCAAAATGACCGTGAAaacttttcagtttctctgttaTCATATCAGACTTGCTGTCTGAGCTGgacaggaaacaaaatattttctgtgttggaGGAGGCATTTCTTAGACCTTCAGATAAAAGGATGAAAACTGTTACATTGGGCATATCTTCCTTGAGattaataaaacaattaaatcCCCTAGGCTGCTTTGGGATCTGCTGCATCGGCTGCAGATAGAGAAGAAAACTTGGTTTCTTAAAGGGAAACAAATACAAGGACGTTATAGgactgtaaaacaaaaaaagtaaagttGAACAAATTAGAGGAGCTGTTCTTGCTGCATGTTTGCTTTCTTGAACAAATCTAATAGCTGTGTGGAAGTATTTGTGGGCTGTGAGAGCAATCCTTGTCAGAATATGCCCTCTTACTAAAATGAAATGTATCTCTGTGTTTGGGAGTGAGATTCCATGGTAAGTAGCTAACTCTCGCTAGGATAGGGATTGTTGGTGAGCCTTATAAAGATCAATATTCTGAAGTAACATATTTCTGTCATGCAAGGTAAGAGAGAGTAGCTTGGCCTATTTAGAAGAGGTTTTTGGACAGCATCCTGTTTTTTCCATCAATGTCCTTTTACAAACCAGAGGTTACCTGTTTTCTGTTGCAGAGTAAGCAGAAATGgtgcaaaaaaaaccagactgaAGAATCACCAATTGGAAGGAAACTTTCTGATCACAAATTAAATAACAGGCCAGATGCTGACTGGCTTCAGCTGAAACCCCTTGCAGGTAGGCAGTTACTGTCAGAATTCTCTGACTGGGAGATCCAAAGTCAGAGCATGTTACTGGGGCATGGTGTGTAGCATGTAACCTCTTGTACAGTTTTGCTGCTATTATGCAAATCATTGTTAATAAGACTTAATAGGCTTTTCCCTATTAaatcttcttttgttttgttttccttagatCTGAGAGTACTCTGAACATTTCCTAATATGCCATATAGATGGTTCTCAGACTTCTGAAGCAGTTGTGGTTTGGGTGGCTGTGGGTCTTTgggagtttgtttgtttgtttgtttgttttcagggtGTGTTTTGGTTAAGCTGTGCCTGACTAGCTCAGCCCTGGCAAAAATTCACACCCACACAATGAATGGGGATATCTATTCCACTTTGAAGACTCCAGCATCTGACCAGTACAGAtaaacaaaatctgtttctttccaTAAATACAACAGAGTATCCTGAATATTCCTCAAGTATCCAAAACAACTTCTGCACACTGTTCGTTCGTGACAGACTGTGAATGCTCATGCTGTGTGTACCAGAATAAATGCTCTATATTTCTTCTCACGGGGAGAGAAGGGCAAAGGCTTTGCTTCATAACCTTACAGTTCTGTTGCCTGCATGACTGCAGAATTAATTTGTTGATGAAGAACCGATACGAGTTTGTATTTGTACAAATTAGTTTAATTTGATTGGTTTGTAGAGGGGAGAGTTAGGACTGCAGCCTTCTCCATTCAAACAATCTCAGAAGGGATTTGGCGCAGTGACACAGAACATGGAAAGTCCTTCAGCAGTGCAAGGGTTGCAACATACATTTGAAATGCCTGCATGACAGtggaggctgtgctgtgacctGTAAGGGcatgtgcaggcagggctgggtagGGTTTCCTGAGCCATTCAGATCCCATCTACAGCTCTAAGACATGATCATCATTCTGGCAACTCTCCTTTGTCAGTGTTGAACCATAAACTTTGTTAGTACAAAATTACAGGCACGAGCGTGGGCTGGGCTGAAACTGGCTTTGAGTGCCATGgatgcactgctgctgccttgtaGTGGAGACTTCATATATTGTACATgcaaatttgtgaaaaaatGTCTCAATTACAGACTTTTGTTTCGGATAGAATGCTGACACAAAGTTACTAGACTCTGGGATGTgttaaaatacttgttttgctttcccagAGCAGTTAACCCTTAGTTGAAGGGTTAAACAGGAATTGACTCCATGTCTCTCTCTGTTTCAATGCAGGAGCAGACGACTCAGTTTTGTCCGAAGATCGACTGAATGAAACTGAACTCACTGACTTGGATGGGCAGCTGGAGCCCCCTGCCAAAAACTACCTGTCTGTGGAAGAGGACAACAACCTGCGCCACTCTCACAACGACGTCTCCCACAGCGCCCAAGAGCACGAGCTGCACGATTCCGAGTATGACAGCCATGGCGAAGATAAAATGATAGCTAGAAAACACAGTCACCACTGGCATCACAAacattcccatcattcccatggCCACTGTCATTCTGGAAAAGACCTGAAAGATACTGGGATAGCTAATATTGCTTGGATGGTAATTATGGGAGATGGCATTCACAACTTTAGTGATGGCTTAGCAATCGGTAAGCAAAAGCACTGAGTATTTCTCAACAGTTTCTCCTTACCTTTAGTAACTCTGCTAATATTTGATTTATCAGTGATCACAGGTAAGGCTTGCAGTTAGCACCTGTGGTTACTGCCATTGTTCAGtctcctgcagagcagaaattaaaagacTGTCAATTGTAATAGTTTCCCTTCTGTTAATATTCTGTGCTATTTCCACTAAAATTATTGTATCAGTAGCAGTGACAGTCACAATCTGCCAAGGAGAGATTGGTGCAGACAAACCTTGGGATTTATGGAGCACAGTAACCCACATTTATTGTTTGAGTCTCAGTTGCCTTAGAATTACAAATAAATGCCTTTCAGTGTTATTTAGAATGGTATTTACTAGCAACAATAgtaatattatttctattattgtTAATACATAGAATTAcacaatatttgcaaaaaagaaaacactgtgaaTCAGGTTATAggaataacattttaaaagtattacttaggataatttaatttttgtttaagcAATGTATTATTTTGGCTCATGGTCAGTACGGATTTATTTCTAGCCAAGTGCAGAAGAAACTGAAGTAACAAACAGATTTTATTAGATTTATTAAATCAACTTGGAGTCACACAGTGCTCTAAATGGGATTGGAATTGTAAAGTGTATTAACTTGGATATACAAGTCAGTATGATGGTGAGAGGATTCAAGTGCACACTTGATTTTTTACTAAAGTAACTGCTTAAGAGTAAGAGTACACAGGGTTCTGAACCAATAGCAGAAGGGACACACCCATTTTGAAGGATGGGGATAAGCATTGGTCAGGGTCTCTAGTTAACTATGGAATCTACTGCAGtttcttcactttcttctgACAACTTCTAAAGAAACTCCTTAGAAATTAACTTTATGCTTCACTTTCACATTAAACAGGTAAGACATTTAGACAATGGTTTCTAAGGCCAAAAACAATTACCACACCTTCTGTTGAGAACTTCACAGTATTGAACCTCCATTTCTAAATATTCCTGGGTCAACAGCTGAATCTGGTAAAATGTAGATTTTAGAAAAGCATGCTCATCTTTTTAATATAACAAGCTATGAGGAATCAAGAGGAAAGTTAAATTTCCCCTCTGTCTTCAGATTGTGTCTTCTCTTTCTGCTCTATGCTGCCTGTTTTCAGTGCTCACTGCAGGctctttttgtgcttttctctgCTACAGTACAGAAATTTAATACCAGTTTTCTCATCTCAGAATTATTTAAGGTATGAACTTAAAGTTGACTGAATTCAATTAGCTTATGCAAAAGTACTGAAAGATATTTTTGGCAATGTTTTTATCCCTATTATTTTCCAGGTTTGGCTTACTAATATTGCTGATATGTACTCTAAAAATCAGTGGAAAAGAGCTAGAGAGGTTATGGGTTAAATATTAGCTTGGATTTCCgagctggagagagcccagctCTTGCTCATGTGCATTCCTAACTGCTCTCATGTACTTGAGAGTTCTAAGAGTATAAAAGTGGTGCTATTTATTAGCTTACTGCCTTTATGTCTCATTTTTAGCCAGTTGtgttctcctctccaggctttGTCATTCAGATAAATGAGTAATGAAGCCTGCAGTGGTAATGCACATCCAGGGTGCTTccaatattttccatttatgtACACACAGGATACAGACATACTTAAAAATATTAGTGTGCATTCTAACAGAAGAGTGTCAGCTCTGCAAAGTCAATTGATTTTCTGATCTGAAAATagtgaaatataattttaattttttttctttttttttttctaggagcAGCTTTTAGTGCTGGACTGACAGGAGGAATTAGTACATCTATAGCAGTATTTTGTCACGAGCTTCCCCATGAATTAGGTAACTAAGTGTAGAAACTCTCTGCTCCATCTGTACAAAATCCTTATCCAAAAGCTGTTGTGATACTGTGATAAGCACAATGcagtgcagaagctgcagcagtgacGAGAACTTCAGAGGGTGAGGGAGAAATAGTACTTCAGAGTAGGTACTGCTACAGGATTATATTGGTAGTGTCTGGTTACAGCACTTCTGTGAAGCTTTTTgagcatgtttttaaaatgttcttagGAGCATACATTTTACATAGCTCTGCTTTTTATTGAGTTTCACACTACTCTGTGTGGCATTACACAAAGTTAAGTCACATAAGTAAACACAGGTTTACATAAGTGAAATTCCAAGTGGGGCACTTCAGAAGAGGCTTTGTTCCAACTGTGGCCAAGTTCAGCTGGTGTGGCCATTTGGGGTAAAGCCTGTAGGCACTGTTGCCAGTGCCACTGATTCTTCCCCCCTAATTGAAGCATTTCTCCTGGAGGCAGCTAACCATGATGAAACCTGTTGTTTTCACATTGCATGAAAATTTACTGCACCCTGAGAGTTTAGAAAGAGCAGCCAGAGACAGGAGGAATCTTCTGGTTTTCCACTGATGTGAAGCTGTGCTAGACTGAGCTATGTCTGTACTCACAGCTCGCTGACTTgaagagctgctggctctgaatGATCAAGTGAGGCTAAGCAAGTACCTCCAGAAACCTTAGAGGTGATGAGGGAAAGTATTTTATATAGGCAGCTCCTGAGCTATAGGTAAATCATGGGCACAGGTGGGAAATAATAGAGCAGATGTTTGTGGTTTGACACCTGTGCTGTACAATCATTAGTTAAGTGAAGCTGCTGCAGTATATGAAGGATTGCAGTGCTTAGAACTTGACAGCATAGCATGATGAAATTAACCTTGTATACTTGTGTATTCACCTTGGTGAGTagtttatacatattttttgattttttaaaatttttgtatgttttgaTTCTAGATTAGGCAAATATTTTCAGGCATGTGTTAATTGCCCTCAGGTCTGTAGATCATCTTACACTTCATACAATCACGAGAATCCAGTTTGGAGTAAAACTGTTAGATCCAATTACAAGACTGAAGTCTAGATTTT
Encoded proteins:
- the SLC39A10 gene encoding zinc transporter ZIP10 isoform X1; translated protein: MFQRETEMKVHMHTKFCIICLLTFIFHQCNHCHGDGHNSGPKKDRVHDHNDYQISNESYFQNGGTESMPSKFSTLEAENEQKYYIEKIFDRYGENGRLSFFGLEKLLISLGLGEVKVVMINHDDIGHDHVSHLYALEVQEGKHFHPHNHAHSHSDSENQTTAGVSAKRNHKCDAERDVAVPSVKEDGKHVHNQSRRHHHHHHSRPHRHEHNGTRHSRNDSVSHSEHTEQSHEPSTDTNTTQDQPERKQRKQKKKQKKISETSGDATWDYAPEHDPGDQYEHNRVHKHDHVHDTSHLHVHHHEHGGDRSASHGHQEGALGSAAGHRHTSKREASHKQISVRKHALPAARGHKDHGEDEHKHEECLNATQLLRYYGLEASSLISPELFVYMCPALLYQIERRLCIVHYDELEDLARNKNASTENKDKIGASAWFCGIISITVISLLSLLGVILVPIINQWCFKFLLTFLVALAVGTMSGDALLHLLPHSHGGHNHSHHHGQGHVHEHRRSHRHGHGHAHAAHSEGFLEENDPVLKGLLALGGIYVLFIIEHCIRMYKHYNKQKSKQKWCKKNQTEESPIGRKLSDHKLNNRPDADWLQLKPLAGADDSVLSEDRLNETELTDLDGQLEPPAKNYLSVEEDNNLRHSHNDVSHSAQEHELHDSEYDSHGEDKMIARKHSHHWHHKHSHHSHGHCHSGKDLKDTGIANIAWMVIMGDGIHNFSDGLAIGAAFSAGLTGGISTSIAVFCHELPHELGDFAVLLKAGMTVKQAIVYNLLSAMMAYIGMLIGTAVGQYANNITLWIFAVTAGMFLYVALVDMLPEMLHGDGDNEEHGYCPVGQFILQNLGLLLGFAIMLVIALYEDKIVLDIQF
- the SLC39A10 gene encoding zinc transporter ZIP10 isoform X2; this encodes MRQETEMKVHMHTKFCIICLLTFIFHQCNHCHGDGHNSGPKKDRVHDHNDYQISNESYFQNGGTESMPSKFSTLEAENEQKYYIEKIFDRYGENGRLSFFGLEKLLISLGLGEVKVVMINHDDIGHDHVSHLYALEVQEGKHFHPHNHAHSHSDSENQTTAGVSAKRNHKCDAERDVAVPSVKEDGKHVHNQSRRHHHHHHSRPHRHEHNGTRHSRNDSVSHSEHTEQSHEPSTDTNTTQDQPERKQRKQKKKQKKISETSGDATWDYAPEHDPGDQYEHNRVHKHDHVHDTSHLHVHHHEHGGDRSASHGHQEGALGSAAGHRHTSKREASHKQISVRKHALPAARGHKDHGEDEHKHEECLNATQLLRYYGLEASSLISPELFVYMCPALLYQIERRLCIVHYDELEDLARNKNASTENKDKIGASAWFCGIISITVISLLSLLGVILVPIINQWCFKFLLTFLVALAVGTMSGDALLHLLPHSHGGHNHSHHHGQGHVHEHRRSHRHGHGHAHAAHSEGFLEENDPVLKGLLALGGIYVLFIIEHCIRMYKHYNKQKSKQKWCKKNQTEESPIGRKLSDHKLNNRPDADWLQLKPLAGADDSVLSEDRLNETELTDLDGQLEPPAKNYLSVEEDNNLRHSHNDVSHSAQEHELHDSEYDSHGEDKMIARKHSHHWHHKHSHHSHGHCHSGKDLKDTGIANIAWMVIMGDGIHNFSDGLAIGAAFSAGLTGGISTSIAVFCHELPHELGDFAVLLKAGMTVKQAIVYNLLSAMMAYIGMLIGTAVGQYANNITLWIFAVTAGMFLYVALVDMLPEMLHGDGDNEEHGYCPVGQFILQNLGLLLGFAIMLVIALYEDKIVLDIQF